The Ammospiza nelsoni isolate bAmmNel1 chromosome 10, bAmmNel1.pri, whole genome shotgun sequence genome includes a region encoding these proteins:
- the SERPINE2 gene encoding glia-derived nexin isoform X2 has product MNWHFSLLFVLGTLMSVCSQFSFYPLEELSSDVGIQVFNQIVKAKPQDNVVVSPHGIASVLGVLQLGADGKTKKQLTTVMRYSVNGVGKALKKINRLIVSKKNKDIVTIANAVFAKSGFKMEVPFVTRNKEVFQCSVKSVDFEDPNAACDSINQWVKNETRGMIDQVVAPDDIEGSLTRLVLVNAVYFKGLWKSRFRPENTKKRPFYGADGKTYQVPMLSQLSIFRCGTTSTPNELWYNIIELPYHGEMISMLIALPTESTTPLSAIIPHISTKTIGSWMTTMVAKRVQVILPKFTAEAETDLKEPLQALGITDMFDQSKANFAKIARTEGLHVSNVLQKTKIEVSEDGTKASAATTAILIARSSPPWFIVDRPFVFFIRHNPTGTILFMGQINKP; this is encoded by the exons ATGAACTGGCATTTTTCACTCCTCTTTGTTCTTGGGACTTTAATGTCTGTATGTTCCCAGTTCAGTTTTTATCCTCTGGAGGAGCTTAGCTCTGATGTTGGAATCCAGGTCTTCAATCAAATAGTGAAAGCTAAGCCTCAGGACAATGTTGTTGTTTCTCCTCACGGGATTGCATCTGTCCTGggagtgctgcagctgggagctgatgGCAAGACAAAGAAGCAGCTGACAACTGTGATGAGATACAGTGTAAATG GAGTTGGTAAAGCCTTAAAGAAGATAAACAGGCTGATAGTCtcaaaaaagaataaagacaTTGTAACAATTGCTAATGCAGTGTTTGCAAAGAGTGGCTTTAAAATGGAAGTGCCTTTTGTTACAAGGAACAAAGAGGTGTTTCAGTGCAGTGTCAAGAGTGTGGACTTCGAGGACCCAAATGCAGCTTGTGATTCCATCAACCAATGggtgaaaaatgaaacaaggG GTATGATTGATCAGGTTGTAGCTCCAGATGATATTGAAGGCAGTTTGACCAGACTGGTGTTAGTGAATGCTGTGTATTTCAAGGGCTTATGGAAATCACGATTTCGACCTGAAAATACCAAGAAGCGCCCGTTTTATGGAGCTGATGGGAAGACCTACCAAGTTCCCatgctgtcccagctgtccaTCTTCCGCTGTG gCACTACAAGTACCCCAAATGAGCTGTGGTACAACATCATTGAGCTGCCCTACCACGGGGAGATGATCAGCATGTTGATTGCACTGCCCACTGAAAGCACAACACCGCTCTCTGCTATCATCCCCCACATCAGCACCAAAACAATAGGAAGCTGGATGACAACCATGGTAGCAAAAAGGGTGCAGGTTATTTTACCAAA ATTTACAGCAGAAGCAGAAACAGACTTAAAGGAACCTCTGCAAGCACTTGGTATTACAGATATGTTTGACCAGTCAAAGGCAAACTTTGCAAAAATAGCAa GAACAGAAGGTCTTCATGTATCTAACGTTCTCCAAAAGACAAAAATTGAAGTTAGTGAAGATGGAACCAAAGCTTCTGCAGCAACAA ctgCAATTTTAATAGCCAGGTCATCCCCTCCTTGGTTCATAGTAGACAGACCATTTGTATTTTTCATCCGGCACAATCCTACAG GTACAATCTTGTTTATGGGACAAATAAACAAACCTTGA
- the SERPINE2 gene encoding glia-derived nexin isoform X1, with amino-acid sequence MNWHFSLLFVLGTLMSVCSQFSFYPLEELSSDVGIQVFNQIVKAKPQDNVVVSPHGIASVLGVLQLGADGKTKKQLTTVMRYSVNAAGSKEESQHHETSQLSPDHQQVLRGPPVVHRIQFENLCYGVGKALKKINRLIVSKKNKDIVTIANAVFAKSGFKMEVPFVTRNKEVFQCSVKSVDFEDPNAACDSINQWVKNETRGMIDQVVAPDDIEGSLTRLVLVNAVYFKGLWKSRFRPENTKKRPFYGADGKTYQVPMLSQLSIFRCGTTSTPNELWYNIIELPYHGEMISMLIALPTESTTPLSAIIPHISTKTIGSWMTTMVAKRVQVILPKFTAEAETDLKEPLQALGITDMFDQSKANFAKIARTEGLHVSNVLQKTKIEVSEDGTKASAATTAILIARSSPPWFIVDRPFVFFIRHNPTGTILFMGQINKP; translated from the exons ATGAACTGGCATTTTTCACTCCTCTTTGTTCTTGGGACTTTAATGTCTGTATGTTCCCAGTTCAGTTTTTATCCTCTGGAGGAGCTTAGCTCTGATGTTGGAATCCAGGTCTTCAATCAAATAGTGAAAGCTAAGCCTCAGGACAATGTTGTTGTTTCTCCTCACGGGATTGCATCTGTCCTGggagtgctgcagctgggagctgatgGCAAGACAAAGAAGCAGCTGACAACTGTGATGAGATACAGTGTAAATG CAGCTGGAAGCAAAGAGGAGAGCCAGCACCATGAGACCAGCCAGCTCTCCCCGGACCACCAGCAAGTGCTCCGTGGGCCACCAGTGGTCCACAGAATACAGTTTGAGAACCTCTGTTATG GAGTTGGTAAAGCCTTAAAGAAGATAAACAGGCTGATAGTCtcaaaaaagaataaagacaTTGTAACAATTGCTAATGCAGTGTTTGCAAAGAGTGGCTTTAAAATGGAAGTGCCTTTTGTTACAAGGAACAAAGAGGTGTTTCAGTGCAGTGTCAAGAGTGTGGACTTCGAGGACCCAAATGCAGCTTGTGATTCCATCAACCAATGggtgaaaaatgaaacaaggG GTATGATTGATCAGGTTGTAGCTCCAGATGATATTGAAGGCAGTTTGACCAGACTGGTGTTAGTGAATGCTGTGTATTTCAAGGGCTTATGGAAATCACGATTTCGACCTGAAAATACCAAGAAGCGCCCGTTTTATGGAGCTGATGGGAAGACCTACCAAGTTCCCatgctgtcccagctgtccaTCTTCCGCTGTG gCACTACAAGTACCCCAAATGAGCTGTGGTACAACATCATTGAGCTGCCCTACCACGGGGAGATGATCAGCATGTTGATTGCACTGCCCACTGAAAGCACAACACCGCTCTCTGCTATCATCCCCCACATCAGCACCAAAACAATAGGAAGCTGGATGACAACCATGGTAGCAAAAAGGGTGCAGGTTATTTTACCAAA ATTTACAGCAGAAGCAGAAACAGACTTAAAGGAACCTCTGCAAGCACTTGGTATTACAGATATGTTTGACCAGTCAAAGGCAAACTTTGCAAAAATAGCAa GAACAGAAGGTCTTCATGTATCTAACGTTCTCCAAAAGACAAAAATTGAAGTTAGTGAAGATGGAACCAAAGCTTCTGCAGCAACAA ctgCAATTTTAATAGCCAGGTCATCCCCTCCTTGGTTCATAGTAGACAGACCATTTGTATTTTTCATCCGGCACAATCCTACAG GTACAATCTTGTTTATGGGACAAATAAACAAACCTTGA
- the WDFY1 gene encoding WD repeat and FYVE domain-containing protein 1 — MAAEIHSRPQSRRPVLLSKVEGHQDAVSAALLIPKEDGVITAGEDRTIRVWLKRDSGQYWPSIYHTMASPCSAMAYHHDSRRIFVGQDNGAIMEFHISEDFNKMNFVKTYPAHQNRVSAITFCLASEWLISTGHDKCISWMCTRSGSMLGRHYFTSWASCLQYDHETQHAFVGDYSGQITLLKLEQNTCSVITTLKGHEGSITSLWWDPVQRLLFSGASDHSIIMWDIGGRKGRTLLLQGHHDKVQAICYIQLTRQLVSCSADGGIAVWNMDISREEAPQWLESDSCQKCEQPFFWNIKQMWDTKTIGLRQHHCRKCGQAVCGKCSTKRSSYPIMGFEFQVRVCDSCYESIKDEDRTSLATFHEGKHNISHMSMDISRGLMVTCGSDRIVKIWDMTPVVGCSLATGFSSR, encoded by the exons ATGGCCGCCGAGATCCACTCGCGGCCGCAGAGCCGCCGGCCCGTGCTGCTCAGCAAGGTCGAGGGCCACCAGGACGCCGTGAGCGCCGCGCTCCTCATCCCCAAGGAGGACGGCGTCATCACGGCCGGCGAGGACAG GACAATCCGAGTATGGCTGAAGAGGGACAGTGGGCAGTACTGGCCCAGCATCTACCACACCATGGCCT CACCATGTTCTGCCATGGCTTATCATCATGACAGCAGACGGATTTTTGTTGGCCAGGATAATGGAGCTATCATG GAGTTTCACATTTCTGAGGACTTCAATAAGATGAACTTTGTGAAAACCTATCCAG CTCACCAGAATCGAGTGTCTGCCATTACTTTCTGCCTGGCATCAGAGTGGCTTATCAGCACAGGTCATGACAAGTGTATCAGCTGGATGTGCACCAGGAGTGGGAGCATGCTGGGGAGACATTACTTCACCTCTTGGGCCTCATGTCTGCA ATATGATCATGAAACTCAGCATGCATTTGTTGGTGATTATTCTGGACAGATCACTCTTCTGAAACTGGAGCAAAATACCTGTTCAGTTATCACAACCCTTAAAGGGCATGAAG GGAGCATTACTTCTCTGTGGTGGGATCCTGTCCAAAGGCTGCTCTTCTCAGGTGCCTCTGACCACAGCATTATCATGTGGGATATTGGTGGAAGGAAGGGGAGAacgctgctgctccagggacacca TGACAAGGTGCAGGCTATCTGCTACATCCAGCTGACACGGCAGCTGGTGTCCTGTTCAGCTGATGGGGGAATTGCTGTTTGGAACATGGATATCAGCAGAGAAGAG GCTCCTCAATGGCTAGAAAGTGATTCCTGTCAGAAGTGTGAGCAACCTTTCTTCTGGAATATAAAGCAAATGTGGGACACAAAGACAATAGGGTTGAGACAG CATCATTGCAGAAAATGTGGACAGGCAGTGTGTGGCAAGTGCAGCACCAAACGGTCGAGCTACCCAATCATGGGATTTGAGTTCCAGGTCCGTGTCTGTGATTCCTGTTATGAGTCCATCAAGGATGAAGA CCGTACCTCCCTGGCAACCTTTCATGAAGGCAAACACAACATTTCACACATGTCCATGGACATCTCCAGAGGGCTAATGGTGACTTGTGGGAGCGACCGGATTGTGAAG ATCTGGGACATGACTCCAGTAGTTGGTTGCAGCCTTGCCACCGGGTTCTCTTCCCGCTGA